From Rubripirellula reticaptiva, the proteins below share one genomic window:
- a CDS encoding CARDB domain-containing protein, with amino-acid sequence MNTQRRPRRYNTKSLALEALEQRRLLAVGIWQGDLVSTVVTQHPSSRINLAEGTTRIHFTDVAAGNGAIDEAMQPGTVTDTDPNVRQPCTTGATGVTRTGTVTANNVTGHDEVFADEYGYVGQFSGRFNSAMTEITGTWSGDYGYEACDYYNPTTGQYEEQIDPLTNTTLIQYGQSSGTWISKGRFIGDVEVKSLIESSGLVTATVIVQETDLLRPVDVAAYWVDDSGQRISELLRWQVQTLGETETVLNALSAPYDRPYAAASILVVADDGDIHVESDEMNNEASLSVAPEIAATSLDLIASNQTVAINMVAFNLLIQDSVSVRLNWGDQTGGYLETAAIKQVNPIASDLVPIEFDYDELLLNRPAGAAQLSVKVDVNNDYKESNESNNFQKLNVTAFLGLNELQLDASGNGLEHRFTAVNFIHSETIRVDYQWRNANGDIVGTALTKDVPIEGNGEIDAFIFASELGTPRPTNAVSIAAVLDADNHYFEMDESDNQSSELPANVTASSLLLSDQADVATLTLQASNVFSNEIIDIELHWADEQGNLLAVADSATWSPTGNLASEITFQTAGFSENRPQTATHLIATADPQQRFAETDEDDNNTALDIRPSLNALSLTYDRDAGNFLLQYNTDGLLAGEELLIQLYWRNDSGSSRQTAFTRSVVPDNDSVNFERFQYSKIRYQRPSWAVELVAVLDSDSRFVEIEESDNTASADLPRRGDSAADLVGVLPNDGAPISGPSGDVVYLEWLIENAGGTQATASTHRVYWSSDAQLDATDIELDSFETTAIEPFESHSQVNARIVVPDGIADGPFFLLLDVDANNEVTESDEGNNLMAVRFDVTALSAWTNQSNPYDVNEDAQVTALDALNIINELSLRRFIDPTSGHVQFRITPAFSYDVNGDFQITALDALQVINRLGRTATESELQNGPGRKNHLLTTSLEASRADDLFHDEDELELLFEDTIGIRF; translated from the coding sequence ATGAACACGCAACGTCGTCCACGCAGATACAACACCAAATCGCTTGCTTTGGAAGCACTCGAGCAGCGTCGACTATTGGCCGTTGGAATATGGCAAGGTGACCTGGTCAGCACGGTGGTCACCCAGCATCCGTCATCAAGAATCAATCTGGCGGAAGGTACGACGCGCATTCACTTTACGGATGTCGCCGCGGGGAACGGCGCAATCGATGAAGCCATGCAGCCCGGGACGGTCACCGACACGGACCCCAACGTGCGCCAGCCCTGCACAACAGGTGCAACGGGCGTCACTCGCACCGGAACAGTCACTGCCAACAACGTAACTGGACACGATGAAGTGTTCGCTGATGAATATGGCTACGTAGGCCAATTCAGTGGCCGCTTCAATTCAGCGATGACCGAGATCACTGGCACTTGGTCAGGCGACTACGGGTACGAAGCTTGCGACTACTACAACCCGACAACCGGGCAATATGAAGAGCAGATTGATCCGCTGACAAACACCACTTTGATTCAGTATGGCCAGTCCTCTGGGACATGGATTTCGAAAGGTCGATTCATTGGTGACGTCGAAGTCAAATCGCTGATCGAATCGAGCGGCCTTGTGACTGCAACGGTAATTGTTCAAGAAACAGATCTGTTGCGTCCAGTTGATGTTGCTGCCTATTGGGTCGACGATTCGGGCCAAAGAATCTCGGAACTTCTTCGCTGGCAGGTCCAAACGTTGGGAGAGACGGAGACTGTTCTCAACGCGTTATCGGCCCCCTATGACCGCCCCTATGCTGCTGCATCGATTCTAGTGGTTGCAGACGATGGCGACATTCACGTCGAATCCGATGAAATGAACAACGAGGCCTCGTTAAGTGTGGCACCAGAAATTGCGGCAACATCACTCGATCTCATTGCTTCCAACCAGACCGTCGCGATCAACATGGTGGCGTTCAATTTGCTAATCCAAGATTCTGTCTCAGTGCGTCTGAACTGGGGAGATCAAACCGGGGGATATCTAGAAACCGCCGCCATCAAACAGGTAAACCCGATCGCTTCAGATCTCGTTCCTATCGAGTTTGACTACGACGAGCTACTACTGAATCGCCCCGCCGGTGCAGCCCAGCTGTCGGTAAAAGTCGATGTAAACAATGACTACAAAGAGTCCAATGAATCCAATAACTTTCAAAAACTGAACGTAACGGCATTTTTGGGATTGAACGAATTGCAACTTGATGCGAGCGGCAATGGATTGGAACATCGGTTCACAGCAGTCAATTTCATCCATTCCGAAACGATTCGCGTCGACTACCAGTGGAGAAACGCCAATGGAGATATCGTTGGCACTGCGTTGACAAAAGACGTTCCGATCGAAGGAAACGGCGAAATTGACGCTTTCATCTTCGCGAGCGAGCTAGGAACTCCGCGACCTACAAACGCTGTTTCAATCGCTGCCGTACTGGATGCTGATAATCATTACTTCGAAATGGATGAGTCGGATAATCAATCCAGTGAGCTTCCGGCCAACGTGACCGCGTCATCTTTGCTTCTTTCGGACCAAGCTGATGTTGCGACGTTGACGCTTCAAGCGAGCAACGTGTTTTCAAACGAAATCATTGACATTGAACTCCACTGGGCCGACGAACAGGGGAACCTGTTGGCGGTCGCGGATTCAGCGACGTGGTCACCAACAGGAAATTTGGCATCCGAGATTACTTTTCAAACCGCTGGTTTTTCTGAAAATCGTCCCCAAACTGCAACCCATTTGATCGCGACTGCTGACCCGCAGCAGAGGTTTGCAGAGACTGACGAGGACGATAACAATACCGCCCTCGACATCAGGCCTTCACTCAACGCGTTGTCGCTGACGTACGACAGGGACGCTGGCAACTTTTTGCTGCAATACAACACCGACGGTCTGCTTGCAGGCGAAGAACTGCTGATCCAACTCTATTGGCGTAACGATAGCGGCAGTTCGCGACAAACTGCGTTCACTCGCTCGGTTGTGCCGGATAACGATTCAGTCAACTTCGAACGATTTCAATACTCAAAAATACGGTACCAAAGACCGTCATGGGCAGTAGAACTCGTAGCGGTTCTTGATTCTGACTCGCGGTTCGTGGAAATCGAAGAGTCAGACAACACCGCAAGTGCTGACCTGCCCCGTCGTGGCGACTCGGCGGCAGACCTCGTTGGAGTCCTGCCGAATGATGGAGCACCGATTAGCGGACCAAGCGGCGACGTTGTCTATCTTGAATGGCTGATTGAGAATGCCGGGGGCACTCAAGCAACAGCATCAACCCACCGGGTCTATTGGTCCAGCGACGCACAGCTTGATGCAACCGACATCGAATTGGACAGTTTTGAAACCACTGCGATCGAGCCCTTTGAATCGCATTCACAAGTGAACGCGAGAATAGTCGTGCCAGACGGAATTGCCGACGGACCGTTTTTCCTGCTGCTTGATGTTGACGCAAACAACGAGGTCACCGAGTCGGACGAAGGCAACAATCTGATGGCTGTGCGTTTCGACGTGACTGCTTTATCAGCCTGGACGAACCAATCAAATCCCTACGACGTAAACGAAGACGCTCAGGTAACAGCGTTGGATGCGTTGAACATCATCAACGAGCTTTCACTGCGTCGATTCATTGACCCAACATCTGGTCATGTCCAATTTAGAATTACTCCCGCGTTTTCGTATGACGTCAACGGAGACTTCCAAATCACAGCCCTCGACGCGTTGCAAGTCATCAATCGCTTAGGTCGAACCGCGACAGAGAGTGAACTGCAAAACGGACCAGGGCGAAAAAATCATCTGCTGACGACTTCACTTGAAGCGTCGCGAGCCGATGATTTGTTTCATGACGAAGACGAGTTGGAATTGCTGTTTGAGGACACGATTGGCATCCGCTTTTAG
- a CDS encoding beta-propeller domain-containing protein, protein MNYRKRNRRSRRARVEGLEQRQLLAGDLVLVDDRFATDQNSRPILFDVLGNDVVDNDYTGAGKITAVSTASLGGRVQIVAGGSRLQYTPPADHAGTETFRYTVDDLLSAEVAVEIVSPLIPFETTIDLSQDEYRLDLLLGARFPDGYTGDRRITLASETAQGSGLRISDDGQSVVYRTETNRSSKDQFTYIVDDRFVGTAVVNVRSPLVFDQFEIVQNSGTTNLDLLRNDFRLGAAGSNDGVLSEDDWLVDRLNARITHVLGVPDSVDVTIANDGRNVNLTAADDYFGYINFRYVVDSRFEQTASVRVARPVANDSLFADIDGGVHRLDVLSNDKYRSVFGGSQVDVVARVTSVTSGDQGGTVEVSENGLSVLYTPADGFTGVEHFDYIADGKFSASVSVEVTLPVRNDYFSVYPGTTNRIDVLANDFLADGFFENDRPAQEITSVTATALGGTVVVGSVIQYTPPNDVVGYENDSFEYMVNDQYTATVQLRITPLTEPVRFEFDQRQPRDLYVLGNDHFGLDYLGDSQITSVSQPSDGGTASISESGRFIRYQPGGSSETFSYTVDQRYTETVSVGAIPRLRSDRAVADQNGAAITVDVLANDFPSYLSGTYGAYAGPRVLSEVTATEQGGIVSIVDGKIRYTPPPEYIGEDTFQYIVDDYLSQIVRVNVVRRAADDVVRVAPGSQANTLNVLANDILGADYNGVGLISEVFASTAGGEVTIADDRRSVMYTPAVGFTGEDTFVYTIDGQSRATVTVSVHETTTDRLGKFDSVDQFRDYVLDLAVTRYQGQFGQSAYRYFDETDERYDALNFDGGVASPEYSETNVQVAGVDEHDIVETDGFFIYTLRGNELTIVKSLPADNLELVSRTQVEGTPIGMYLDGDRVTVIAQMTSDVVSPQIFDSSRFVVDIPVGLSVYPRPNSPSSTIVTVLDVADRSDPIVVQRTQFDARFDDSRRIDDQVFLIMQSDGLLPDLELVCVEEGVCTYETEQEFSDRVIANFAMLIEETLPGYESYDADGELVRGGPLLMPEDINRSLDNASSMTIVASIDMASSQPGLSAVSGVTSDFRSQIFASATSLYVFTEHREAVENEVWTEIQKFDWDAQSGAIEFAATGDVPGRFSNQFAADESDGLLRVTTEIVNVGTGNHSAQNETGVFVMQDDAGVLEFVGSLQNLSVGQNIKSVRYFGDRVFVTTFETIDPLYAIDLSDVASPSVIGHVSIPGFSSYMQFITPDRLLTIGTNTATGFGGRAMVSLFDVSELNHPALVDQYNLPKYSTSEANNDHHAFGWFANHELLSVPTSRYFSERFDSDDDGYKDSTRSVREDELSILHIDANGISPRGEVAHQAKVERSVSINDFIYSVGQDGIRAVNVGDAATVVDQVLFDWDLVTSVPPWGPFEPLPLAKAVRQRLASDKGIDVGNVMLVTQEKVGGRFDVVVRSGSDHYHYQGSDEHDLVLADETFAFAPNMHNREKPLDANGDGAISALDALMVINQLALQKSTSVDQVLRQINVQIGRYVDTNGDGQVTAIDALRIINEMARANARDTVSFELLIATLPQRSQVVDKFFRDEDTVGQLF, encoded by the coding sequence ATGAACTATCGAAAACGTAACCGCCGGTCGCGCCGCGCTCGAGTGGAGGGACTCGAGCAGCGTCAGTTGTTGGCTGGCGATCTGGTTTTGGTCGATGATCGGTTCGCGACGGATCAGAACTCGAGACCGATTCTTTTCGATGTTCTGGGCAACGACGTGGTCGACAATGACTACACCGGAGCAGGCAAAATCACGGCAGTGAGTACCGCGAGTCTGGGCGGGCGAGTGCAGATCGTCGCAGGTGGATCCCGTCTTCAGTACACTCCGCCGGCCGATCATGCTGGCACGGAAACGTTCCGTTACACCGTTGATGATCTGCTGTCGGCCGAAGTTGCTGTCGAAATTGTTTCTCCGTTGATACCGTTTGAGACAACCATTGATTTGTCGCAAGACGAGTATCGGTTGGACTTGTTGCTAGGGGCTCGGTTCCCTGATGGCTACACCGGTGACCGTCGAATCACGCTGGCTAGCGAGACTGCGCAGGGATCGGGACTTCGCATCAGTGATGACGGGCAGTCGGTTGTCTATCGAACCGAGACCAATCGTTCATCCAAGGATCAGTTCACTTACATTGTCGATGACCGCTTCGTCGGCACCGCAGTGGTCAATGTTCGCAGCCCGCTGGTCTTCGACCAATTCGAGATCGTTCAAAACAGCGGAACGACGAATCTGGATCTGTTGCGAAATGATTTTCGGCTCGGCGCGGCCGGATCCAATGACGGAGTGTTGTCCGAAGACGACTGGCTGGTGGATCGCCTGAATGCACGCATCACCCATGTCCTCGGCGTGCCTGATTCAGTCGACGTTACGATCGCCAACGACGGTCGCAACGTAAACTTGACGGCCGCGGACGACTATTTCGGCTACATCAATTTTCGTTACGTCGTTGACAGTCGGTTTGAACAGACCGCATCGGTCCGAGTCGCGCGGCCGGTCGCCAATGATTCTTTGTTCGCAGACATTGATGGCGGTGTTCACCGCTTGGACGTCTTGAGCAACGACAAGTATAGATCAGTTTTTGGTGGATCGCAGGTCGATGTTGTTGCCCGAGTGACTTCGGTGACTTCGGGCGATCAGGGAGGCACGGTCGAAGTGTCCGAAAACGGCTTGTCTGTTCTTTACACACCGGCCGACGGGTTCACTGGTGTTGAGCACTTCGATTACATCGCAGACGGAAAATTTTCGGCGTCGGTGAGTGTCGAAGTCACCCTGCCCGTTCGCAATGACTACTTCAGTGTCTACCCCGGTACCACCAATCGTATTGACGTTTTGGCCAACGATTTCTTGGCAGACGGTTTTTTCGAGAATGACCGCCCGGCGCAAGAGATAACGTCGGTCACCGCGACGGCGTTGGGTGGGACGGTTGTCGTTGGCAGCGTCATTCAATACACGCCGCCAAATGATGTCGTCGGCTACGAAAACGATTCGTTCGAATACATGGTCAACGATCAGTACACCGCAACGGTCCAGCTTCGGATCACGCCACTGACCGAACCAGTTCGATTCGAATTTGATCAACGTCAGCCGCGTGATCTTTACGTCCTTGGCAATGATCATTTCGGGCTCGACTACTTGGGCGATTCGCAAATCACGAGCGTGTCACAGCCGAGCGATGGTGGCACGGCGTCGATCAGTGAAAGCGGCAGGTTCATTCGCTATCAACCGGGTGGTTCGTCGGAGACATTCTCTTACACGGTGGACCAACGCTATACTGAAACCGTCTCGGTCGGGGCAATTCCGCGACTCCGTTCTGATCGTGCTGTGGCCGACCAGAACGGAGCCGCGATCACCGTCGACGTCCTGGCAAACGATTTTCCCAGTTACTTAAGCGGTACTTACGGCGCCTATGCTGGCCCTCGCGTCCTGAGCGAAGTGACCGCAACCGAGCAGGGCGGCATCGTCTCGATCGTCGATGGAAAGATCCGCTATACGCCACCGCCGGAATACATCGGGGAAGACACGTTCCAGTACATTGTTGATGACTATCTCAGCCAAATTGTCCGAGTAAATGTGGTACGGCGTGCCGCTGACGATGTCGTTCGCGTTGCTCCCGGCAGTCAAGCGAATACGCTAAACGTGCTAGCCAACGATATTCTGGGCGCGGACTACAACGGTGTCGGCTTGATATCCGAGGTGTTTGCATCGACGGCCGGCGGCGAAGTCACGATCGCCGACGACCGGCGCAGTGTCATGTACACGCCGGCGGTCGGCTTCACCGGCGAAGACACCTTTGTCTATACGATCGACGGCCAATCGCGGGCGACCGTGACGGTTTCGGTCCACGAAACGACGACCGATCGGCTGGGCAAGTTCGATTCGGTGGACCAGTTCCGCGACTACGTGCTTGATCTCGCCGTGACTCGTTATCAGGGGCAATTTGGACAGTCTGCCTATCGTTACTTTGACGAGACCGACGAACGATACGATGCGCTCAATTTCGATGGTGGTGTCGCTTCGCCCGAGTATTCGGAAACCAACGTCCAAGTCGCTGGCGTCGACGAGCATGACATTGTCGAAACGGACGGCTTCTTCATTTACACGCTTCGTGGCAACGAACTAACCATCGTTAAGAGTCTGCCTGCGGATAATCTTGAACTCGTCTCGCGGACTCAAGTCGAAGGCACGCCGATCGGCATGTACCTGGACGGCGACCGCGTGACCGTCATTGCACAAATGACCAGCGACGTCGTCAGTCCGCAAATATTCGACTCGTCGCGGTTCGTCGTTGACATTCCTGTCGGTCTCTCCGTGTACCCTCGGCCTAATTCGCCATCGTCGACAATCGTGACGGTCTTGGACGTTGCCGACCGTTCGGATCCCATCGTCGTCCAGAGGACCCAGTTTGACGCTCGTTTTGACGATTCTCGCCGGATCGATGATCAGGTTTTCCTAATCATGCAGTCGGACGGTTTGTTGCCGGATCTCGAACTTGTTTGCGTCGAAGAAGGCGTTTGCACGTACGAAACAGAGCAGGAGTTTTCCGATCGAGTGATCGCGAATTTTGCGATGTTGATCGAGGAGACGCTGCCGGGCTACGAGAGCTATGACGCCGACGGTGAATTGGTTCGCGGTGGCCCGCTGCTGATGCCCGAGGACATTAATCGATCACTTGATAACGCTTCCTCGATGACAATTGTCGCGTCGATCGACATGGCGTCTAGCCAACCTGGCCTGTCCGCCGTCTCGGGTGTAACGTCCGATTTTCGCAGCCAAATTTTCGCTAGTGCGACCAGCTTGTATGTCTTCACCGAACATCGCGAGGCGGTCGAAAATGAGGTTTGGACCGAGATCCAGAAATTCGACTGGGATGCCCAGTCAGGTGCGATCGAGTTCGCAGCGACTGGTGACGTCCCGGGGCGGTTTTCGAATCAGTTTGCCGCGGACGAGAGTGATGGATTGCTGCGAGTGACAACGGAAATTGTCAACGTGGGCACTGGCAATCATTCCGCCCAAAACGAGACCGGCGTGTTCGTGATGCAAGATGACGCGGGTGTACTCGAATTCGTTGGCAGCCTCCAAAACTTGTCGGTTGGCCAGAACATCAAGAGCGTGCGTTATTTTGGCGACCGAGTTTTCGTAACGACATTTGAAACGATCGACCCGCTTTATGCGATCGACCTCAGCGACGTTGCATCGCCAAGTGTGATTGGGCATGTCTCGATCCCAGGCTTTAGCAGTTACATGCAGTTCATCACGCCAGATCGTTTGTTGACGATCGGCACCAACACGGCAACCGGTTTCGGTGGCCGTGCGATGGTCTCGCTGTTCGACGTCAGCGAGTTGAATCATCCAGCCCTGGTGGACCAGTACAATTTGCCGAAGTACTCGACCAGCGAGGCCAACAACGACCATCACGCGTTCGGTTGGTTCGCAAATCACGAATTGCTTTCGGTCCCGACCAGTCGCTACTTCAGCGAACGATTCGATTCCGATGATGACGGCTACAAGGATTCGACTCGGTCGGTCCGGGAAGACGAGCTATCGATCTTGCATATCGACGCCAATGGGATCTCGCCACGTGGCGAAGTGGCTCATCAAGCCAAGGTTGAGCGGAGTGTGTCGATCAACGATTTCATCTATTCGGTTGGCCAAGACGGGATTCGTGCTGTCAACGTCGGCGACGCTGCCACGGTTGTCGACCAAGTTTTGTTCGACTGGGATTTGGTCACGTCGGTTCCGCCTTGGGGGCCGTTTGAGCCGCTGCCATTGGCCAAAGCGGTTCGCCAGCGACTGGCGTCGGACAAGGGCATCGATGTCGGCAACGTGATGTTGGTCACCCAGGAAAAAGTCGGCGGTCGATTTGATGTCGTGGTCCGCTCGGGTAGCGATCACTATCACTATCAGGGCAGCGACGAACATGATTTGGTTCTGGCTGACGAAACGTTCGCGTTCGCACCGAACATGCACAATCGCGAAAAGCCGTTGGATGCAAACGGCGATGGTGCAATCAGCGCGTTAGATGCGTTGATGGTGATCAACCAACTGGCGTTGCAGAAGAGCACGTCGGTCGACCAAGTTCTGCGGCAAATCAATGTTCAAATCGGTCGCTACGTCGATACCAACGGTGACGGCCAAGTGACCGCGATCGACGCGCTTAGGATCATCAACGAAATGGCACGTGCAAACGCTCGTGATACGGTTTCGTTTGAATTGTTAATTGCTACCCTTCCGCAGCGGTCCCAAGTCGTTGACAAATTCTTCCGTGACGAAGACACCGTCGGCCAGCTTTTCTAA
- a CDS encoding FG-GAP-like repeat-containing protein, whose amino-acid sequence MRLILPVLFAAWACVFCGVLSAQTNALTYLDEFLDPYYPGIDFPKLTTPQWIGEPGVDAVVTLGIDDMRDTAKYEAYLRPILDRLNAIDGRAAVSIMTCQVDPNDPQLQAWLAEGLSLETHTVDHPCPCLQGNDFAKAKSTYDRCVDVMFAIPGNQPVAFRFPCMDSKNTPSPRAFAEIVNTTTDKGNFLQASSSVECLFTSADPMLPKSITLNENGQERFRRYLPFPSFVNKVDNYPYPYVIGKTCWEFPCTVPDDWHGQNIQQPYNPKTVDDLVAAIDATVIKKGIANIVFHPHNWLRPDQMVTVIDRVNARYGKRVKFLTFKECVQRINQNLLSGHPIRSSAGGDNGVRILDLNQDGFLDVLIGNQQRQVARVWQPETNNWRDVEFASDSHGVQFVDNRESGDVVDLGVKFGRLSSRATVSLLVSNERERAIYDFIDGNFVRIALPSELSDVRTSVNGIDQGVRLRDLDGDGLSEIIVANPVTKRILKLGATGIWAERESPMLVAIVDDRGQDNGVRFVDLNHDGHDDLIVSNGEESSIHLYDSELGGFTPQNSDKPDLPLIVRDSKNNGVWFAEDHLWVQNEDTNRLPDGVDRRSFSQLLGEPDAQLDSAK is encoded by the coding sequence ATGCGTTTGATTCTGCCAGTTCTCTTTGCCGCATGGGCTTGCGTATTCTGTGGCGTCCTTTCAGCCCAGACGAACGCGTTGACCTATTTGGACGAATTCCTGGACCCGTACTATCCCGGAATCGATTTCCCCAAACTGACGACGCCCCAGTGGATTGGCGAACCGGGCGTCGATGCGGTTGTGACATTGGGAATCGATGACATGCGGGACACGGCCAAGTACGAAGCTTACTTGCGTCCGATCTTGGACCGCCTGAATGCGATTGATGGCCGAGCGGCTGTCAGCATCATGACCTGCCAAGTTGATCCGAACGATCCCCAGTTACAGGCCTGGCTCGCCGAAGGACTATCGCTCGAAACACACACGGTCGACCATCCCTGCCCATGCCTGCAGGGAAACGATTTCGCGAAAGCCAAATCGACTTACGATCGATGCGTTGATGTCATGTTTGCGATACCCGGCAACCAACCCGTTGCCTTTCGATTCCCGTGCATGGATTCGAAGAACACGCCTAGCCCGCGAGCGTTTGCCGAAATTGTCAACACGACCACCGACAAGGGCAACTTTCTGCAAGCGAGCAGTTCTGTCGAATGCCTGTTCACGTCAGCCGATCCGATGCTGCCAAAGTCGATCACGCTGAACGAAAACGGCCAAGAGCGATTCCGCCGATACCTACCGTTTCCGTCGTTTGTGAACAAGGTCGACAACTACCCCTATCCCTACGTCATCGGAAAAACCTGCTGGGAGTTTCCATGCACGGTTCCCGATGATTGGCATGGCCAGAACATCCAACAACCGTACAACCCCAAGACGGTTGATGACCTGGTGGCCGCGATTGACGCCACCGTCATCAAAAAGGGGATCGCGAACATTGTCTTTCATCCGCACAACTGGCTACGTCCCGACCAAATGGTTACGGTCATCGACCGAGTCAACGCTAGGTACGGCAAGCGAGTAAAATTCCTGACGTTCAAAGAATGCGTGCAGCGAATCAACCAAAACTTGCTTTCGGGGCACCCCATTCGCTCGTCCGCCGGCGGTGACAACGGCGTCCGGATTCTGGATCTGAATCAGGACGGATTTCTGGATGTGTTGATCGGAAACCAGCAACGCCAGGTCGCCAGAGTTTGGCAACCGGAAACGAACAATTGGCGAGACGTTGAATTCGCCAGCGACAGTCATGGAGTACAGTTTGTGGACAACCGCGAATCTGGTGACGTGGTTGACCTGGGAGTCAAGTTTGGCCGGTTGTCCAGTCGCGCAACGGTGTCGCTGCTAGTCAGCAACGAACGCGAACGAGCGATCTACGATTTCATCGATGGCAATTTCGTGCGGATCGCATTGCCAAGCGAATTGTCGGACGTCCGCACTTCGGTCAACGGAATTGACCAAGGAGTACGTCTGCGCGACTTGGACGGCGACGGACTGTCGGAGATCATTGTTGCGAATCCAGTGACAAAGCGAATCTTGAAGCTCGGCGCAACCGGAATTTGGGCTGAACGAGAATCACCGATGCTAGTTGCCATCGTCGATGATCGTGGCCAGGACAATGGCGTGCGATTCGTGGACTTGAACCACGACGGACACGATGACTTGATCGTGTCGAACGGAGAAGAGTCATCGATTCATCTGTACGATTCCGAGCTTGGCGGCTTCACGCCGCAAAACAGCGACAAACCTGATCTGCCGCTGATCGTACGAGACTCAAAGAACAACGGCGTTTGGTTCGCCGAGGATCATCTTTGGGTGCAAAACGAAGACACGAATCGACTGCCAGATGGCGTCGACCGACGATCCTTTTCGCAACTGTTAGGCGAACCGGACGCACAACTCGATTCAGCCAAGTAA